Proteins from a genomic interval of Paenibacillus lentus:
- a CDS encoding iron-containing alcohol dehydrogenase, translating into MNSFQFHNPTRLIFGKGQLTALKTEIPKYGSKVLLVYGGGSIKRNGLYDQVIDQLKEIGVEITELPGVEPNPRLSTVHHGVDLCKTKGVELILAVGGGSVLDCAKAIAAGAKYDGDMWDFAERKAVPQAALPLGTVLTMAATGSEMNGNSVITNEATEEKLGWGSPLVYPVFSILDPENTYTLPKDQTVYGIVDIMSHVFEHYFHKETNTLLQDEFCEGLLRTVIETAPKLVEDLESFDHRETILLCGTMALNGVLNMGLKGDWATHNIEHAVSAVYDIPHGGGLAILFPSWMSHNLHHDVARFKRLAVKVFDVDPSGKSDQQVAEEGIAALRSFWSSIGAPSRLADYDIDGSKLEVMADKAMRFGAFGNFAKLEKEDVLAIYQRSL; encoded by the coding sequence ATGAACTCTTTTCAATTTCATAATCCAACTAGGCTTATTTTTGGCAAAGGTCAATTAACGGCTTTGAAGACGGAGATACCGAAATACGGAAGTAAAGTATTGCTGGTATATGGAGGGGGTAGTATTAAGCGCAATGGTCTCTATGATCAGGTTATAGATCAGCTTAAGGAAATCGGAGTGGAGATCACGGAGCTGCCGGGTGTAGAGCCTAATCCTCGCTTGTCTACGGTTCATCATGGTGTGGATTTATGCAAAACAAAGGGCGTTGAGCTAATCCTTGCCGTAGGCGGGGGCAGTGTTTTGGATTGTGCTAAAGCGATTGCTGCAGGTGCTAAGTATGATGGAGACATGTGGGATTTTGCCGAGCGTAAGGCTGTTCCCCAGGCTGCGCTTCCACTTGGAACAGTGCTGACGATGGCAGCTACCGGTTCGGAAATGAACGGCAACTCGGTGATCACCAACGAAGCGACTGAAGAGAAGCTGGGCTGGGGAAGTCCACTCGTGTATCCGGTCTTTTCGATTCTTGATCCAGAGAACACGTATACTCTACCAAAAGATCAGACGGTATATGGCATTGTGGACATTATGTCGCATGTGTTTGAGCACTATTTTCATAAGGAAACCAATACGCTTTTGCAGGATGAATTTTGCGAGGGCCTGCTGCGTACCGTTATAGAGACGGCGCCTAAGCTGGTTGAGGATCTAGAGAGCTTTGATCATCGGGAGACCATTTTGCTATGCGGTACAATGGCTCTGAACGGGGTGCTGAATATGGGTCTAAAGGGCGATTGGGCGACTCATAACATTGAGCATGCCGTTTCCGCTGTTTATGATATTCCGCACGGAGGTGGACTCGCGATTTTATTCCCAAGCTGGATGAGCCACAACCTGCACCATGACGTAGCCCGTTTCAAGCGTTTGGCGGTGAAGGTATTCGATGTAGATCCAAGCGGCAAGAGCGATCAGCAGGTTGCTGAGGAAGGAATTGCGGCTTTGCGTTCGTTCTGGAGCTCGATAGGGGCGCCGAGCCGGCTTGCGGATTACGATATCGATGGGAGCAAGCTCGAGGTTATGGCAGATAAGGCGATGCGGTTCGGGGCGTTTGGCAATTTTGCGAAGCTGGAAAAAGAGGACGTTCTCGCTATTTACCAACGTTCGTTGTAA